In Chloroflexota bacterium, the genomic window GTTCTCATCCCCAGCTGTGACAAGGTAACGCCGGGCATGCTGATGGCCACGGCCAGGGTCAACATACCAGGCATCGTTGTCTCGGCCGGGACTATGGCTCCGGGATGGTACCAGGGGCGTAAGATTGCTCTATCGAACGTCCGTGAGTTCGCTGGTGAGTACCTGGCGAAAAGAATTGGGGATGAAGAGCTGTTTTGTGTAGAACAGTCCGGCTGCCCAGGACCTGGAACGTGCGCTATGCTCGGCACAGCCAATACCATGGCCTGTTTGACCGAGGTTTTAGGGTTATCACTTCCTCTATCAGGAACTACTCCTGCTGTTGTCTCAGCGAAGCTGCGTGAGGCTGAGGCCGCAGGTATGAAAGTTGTTGAGTTGATTCAGCAGAACATTAGACCGGCGGATATTATGACCATCTCTGCCTTCACCAATGCCATTAAGGTGGATATGGGCATTGGGGGCTCGACCAATTCGCTCTTGCATCTACCGGCCATCGCCCGGGAATTGGGGCTGGCCTTACCTCTCGACCTGTTTGACAAGATAAGTAAAACTACACCATATATCGCTTCGATAAATCCGTCCAGCCCCCGTACCATTGATGATTTGCACAATGCGGGAGGTATACCAGCCGTTTTGAAATCCCTTGCCTCAATCCTGGATCTTGATGCTCTGACGGTGAGTGGGAAGACGATTGGACAGATCACCGCTGAGGCTCAGTGGAATGACCGGGAGGTCATTCGTCCCCTGGACAATCCTATTAGACCTGACGGCGGTTTAGCCATTCTGCGCGGCAACCTTGCCCCAGCCGGCGCGGTAGTGAAGAAGTCAGCCGTGCGGCCTGAAATGTGGCAACATCGTGGTCCGGCCCTGGTCTTCAGCTCAATGGAAGAGGCAGTACAGGCCGTTGTTGAGGACAGGGTGAAGGCAGGGTCCGTGATCGTCATCAGATATGAGGGGCCAGTCGGCGGGCCAGGGATGCGAGAGATGCATATGATCACCTCGATTCTCGTTGGGACCGGATTGGCCGAGACTACAGCACTGGTTACCGATGGGCGATTCTCTGGTTCGACGCGTGGTCCGTGCATAGGACACGTTTCCCCCGAAGCGGCGGTGGGCGGGCCCATCGCTATTGTCGAAGATGGGGACATCATTTCTATTGATATTCCCTCTGGAGAGCTCACCGTTGATCTCTCGACGGCTGAGATCGAGGAGAGGCTCGCCCGCTGGGAACCTCCGCGACCGCGCCTCATGGGTATCCTGGACCTTTTTGCCCGCAATGCCACTTCTGTACCTGAAGGTGCCTCGCTAAGACGTTAGGGACCCGTTCAGGTACGGGAAATTTACAAGGCTGTTTGGGTACATCGGGGTGGTGGGGACCACCGCCTTGGCATTGCATACAGCACGCTTGCTGAGGTAGAGGCTAAGGCAGAGAACTGCAAGAGGGCAATCAAAGATTATGAGGAAGCACTAAAAGTGTTTACAAAAGAATTCCCAGAAACTCATCAGTTAGTTGAACACAATCTCAGAATAGCTCTTAATTTTTGCAGGGGTGAATGAGTGAGACCGCCAGGCAAAACCCTACACCCTTCGGGGCGCCTAACATAGCATATACGGCTCACTTCGTTCATCCAAATTTCGGCTTTGCGGAAACTTCGTATATGCTCGGAACGTTAAATGAAATTGCCCGAAGCCTGAAAGGATTTAAGGAGTGTAATTCTTATGAATAAAAAATTTTCAGAACCAATGATAGCCAAAAGTTGCTATGGTCACCTGGGTGGAAAATTGGGAGACCTACTTTTTAAAAGGATGATTGAGTTAAAATGGTTTAGGCCCATAGAAGAGAAAACCAATGTTTACGGAATTGCAAAAAGATACGAGATTACAGAAAAAGGCGATCAGGAGTTATCTAAGTTAGGAATAGACTTATCCAAACTCGAGGGGAATATAAAGTGAAAGATTATGATAACCTCTTTATCAATCTATTGCAGAATTGGGAAATTTGGCT contains:
- the ilvD gene encoding dihydroxy-acid dehydratase, producing the protein MSQNKSPNAVLRSRELTDGPARIGHRALLNALGLSREAFGRPLVAIANCWNEVVPGSMHLQSIATAVKRGVLRGGGTPLEFNTIAVCDGLAQGHEGMKYVLPSRDIIALSIEIMLQAHRFDGVVLIPSCDKVTPGMLMATARVNIPGIVVSAGTMAPGWYQGRKIALSNVREFAGEYLAKRIGDEELFCVEQSGCPGPGTCAMLGTANTMACLTEVLGLSLPLSGTTPAVVSAKLREAEAAGMKVVELIQQNIRPADIMTISAFTNAIKVDMGIGGSTNSLLHLPAIARELGLALPLDLFDKISKTTPYIASINPSSPRTIDDLHNAGGIPAVLKSLASILDLDALTVSGKTIGQITAEAQWNDREVIRPLDNPIRPDGGLAILRGNLAPAGAVVKKSAVRPEMWQHRGPALVFSSMEEAVQAVVEDRVKAGSVIVIRYEGPVGGPGMREMHMITSILVGTGLAETTALVTDGRFSGSTRGPCIGHVSPEAAVGGPIAIVEDGDIISIDIPSGELTVDLSTAEIEERLARWEPPRPRLMGILDLFARNATSVPEGASLRR